From Peromyscus leucopus breed LL Stock unplaced genomic scaffold, UCI_PerLeu_2.1 scaffold_25, whole genome shotgun sequence, one genomic window encodes:
- the LOC119087196 gene encoding LOW QUALITY PROTEIN: nucleolar protein 56-like (The sequence of the model RefSeq protein was modified relative to this genomic sequence to represent the inferred CDS: inserted 1 base in 1 codon), which translates to QGGNTPKYGLIFHSTFIGRAAAKNKGCISRYLANKCSIASRIDCFSEVPTSVFGEKLREQVEERLSFYETGEIPRKNLDVMKEAMVXEEAATEITRKLEKQEKKSLKKEKKRLAALALASSENSSTPEECEETHEKPKKKKKLKPQETPQENGMEDPPVSLPKSKKKKAFPKEELVSDPEEMATSSVSPPKRKKSLPKEEMASEPEEAASPSVPKKKRKFSFKEEPDEAAVSCTKKKKKSQKASQED; encoded by the exons ACAAGGGGGTAATACACCAAAATATGGACTCATTTTCCATTCCACCTTTATTGGTCGAGCAGCTGCAAAGAACAAAGGCTGCATCTCCCGATATCTAGCAAACAAATGCAGCATTGCCTCAAGGATTGATTGCTTCTCTGAGGTGCCCACAAGTGTGTTTGGGGAGAAGCTCCGAGAACAAGTTGAGGAGCGGCTATCTTTCTATGAGACTGGAGAGATTCCACGGAAGAACCTGGATGTCATGAAGGAAGCTATGG CAGAGGAAGCGGCTACTGAAATTACCAGGAAGCTAGaaaaacaggagaagaaaagcttgaagaaggagaagaaacgaCTGGCTGCACTGGCACTGGCCTCTTCAGAAAACAGTAGCACTCCAGAAGAATGTGAGGAAACACATGAAAAacctaagaagaagaaaaagctaaAACCCCAGGAGACTCCACAGGAAAATGGAATggaagatccacctgtctctttgcctaaaagtaagaaaaagaaagcttttccCAAGGAGGAGTTGGTCAGTGATCCTGAAGAGATGGCTACTAGCAGTGTAAGTCCTCCCAAGAGGAAGAAATCCCTGCCTAAGGAGGAAATGGCCAGTGAACCAGAAGAGGCAGCAAGCCCCAGTGTCcccaagaagaaaaggaagttttCTTTTAAGGAGGAACCTGATGAAGCTGCTGTCAGctgcacaaagaaaaagaaaaagtctcagAAAGCATCCCAGGAGGATTAG